A genome region from Jeotgalibacillus aurantiacus includes the following:
- a CDS encoding dihydrofolate reductase, which yields MISMIAAHGLNRVIGKDGEMPWHLPEDLKYFKNTTTGKTLLMGRKTFEAMNGPLKNRRNVVLTSNKKWSHEGAEVVYSLEDGLAKLSEEDEGFVIGGGEIYKAALEYADRLYITLIHETFEGDAHFPEYDLKKWKEVSREKGLKNEKNPYDYEFIIYDRK from the coding sequence ATGATTTCTATGATTGCTGCACACGGGTTAAATAGAGTGATTGGAAAAGATGGAGAAATGCCATGGCATCTTCCGGAGGACCTGAAGTATTTTAAAAATACGACAACAGGCAAAACACTATTAATGGGTCGGAAGACGTTTGAAGCTATGAATGGTCCATTAAAAAACCGCAGGAATGTTGTTTTAACTTCTAATAAGAAATGGTCGCATGAAGGTGCAGAGGTCGTGTACAGCCTTGAAGACGGTCTTGCAAAGCTGAGTGAAGAGGATGAAGGTTTTGTGATCGGAGGCGGGGAGATTTATAAAGCTGCACTCGAATATGCTGACCGTTTATACATCACGCTGATCCATGAAACATTTGAAGGCGATGCCCATTTTCCTGAGTATGACCTAAAAAAATGGAAAGAAGTTTCAAGAGAAAAAGGGTTGAAAAATGAAAAAAACCCTTATGATTATGAATTCATTATTTACGACCGAAAATAA
- a CDS encoding BrxA/BrxB family bacilliredoxin: protein MSMAYEEYMKQLVKPMREELTQAGFQELRTEEEVESFLEEAEGTTLVVINSVCGCAAGLARPAVTQALITHDKEPDHLVTVFAGQDREATAKMRNHFPDYEPSSPSIVLLKEGRVAHFIPREEIEDHSVEDIVENIKGAMDLHC from the coding sequence ATGTCAATGGCATACGAAGAATACATGAAGCAGCTAGTAAAACCGATGAGAGAAGAACTGACGCAGGCAGGGTTTCAGGAGCTTAGAACGGAAGAAGAAGTTGAATCATTTTTAGAAGAAGCAGAAGGCACGACACTTGTTGTGATCAATTCTGTCTGCGGATGTGCAGCTGGACTGGCAAGACCGGCTGTTACTCAGGCACTGATCACACATGATAAAGAGCCGGATCATCTGGTGACGGTTTTTGCCGGTCAGGACAGAGAAGCGACTGCAAAAATGCGTAACCATTTCCCCGATTATGAGCCGTCATCGCCATCTATTGTGTTATTAAAAGAAGGCAGAGTCGCTCATTTTATTCCGCGCGAAGAGATTGAGGATCACAGCGTGGAAGATATTGTTGAAAATATTAAAGGTGCAATGGATCTGCATTGCTAA
- a CDS encoding PTS sugar transporter subunit IIA: MLKKLFGKKEEAPKNITVHSPLTGKLLTLDEVPDPVFSQKMMGDGIAVEPSDGKVVSPIDGEVVQVFPTKHAIGLKAKNGAEILVHIGLETVSMNGEGFEAHVSEGSKVSVGDPLVTFDLALVKEKAKSIITPVIVTNGDDLESIEKKAADQVTAGTDAVMEITAK; the protein is encoded by the coding sequence ATGTTGAAAAAATTATTTGGAAAAAAAGAAGAAGCACCAAAGAATATTACAGTACATTCACCACTTACAGGGAAGCTTTTGACACTTGACGAAGTACCGGATCCTGTGTTCTCCCAAAAGATGATGGGAGACGGAATCGCAGTTGAACCTTCTGATGGAAAAGTTGTATCTCCGATTGATGGTGAAGTCGTTCAGGTTTTCCCAACAAAACACGCGATCGGATTAAAAGCAAAAAATGGGGCTGAAATACTTGTTCACATCGGTCTGGAAACGGTATCGATGAATGGTGAAGGTTTTGAAGCTCACGTATCAGAAGGATCAAAAGTCAGTGTGGGAGATCCTCTTGTAACATTCGATCTCGCGCTGGTAAAAGAAAAAGCGAAAAGCATTATTACACCGGTAATCGTAACGAACGGTGACGATTTGGAAAGCATTGAGAAAAAAGCGGCTGATCAGGTAACAGCAGGTACAGATGCAGTGATGGAAATCACAGCAAAATAA
- the trhA gene encoding PAQR family membrane homeostasis protein TrhA, whose product MDTFDYKDTREEFWNALTHGIGFLLSIPALVMLILAAVERGTAWHVVSFTIFGTTMMILYLCSTLLHSVRKMQLKKLFAIMDHSAIYLLIAGTYTPFVLVTIRDPLGWTIFGLVWGLAVAGIVFKCFFVDRYQIIATLFYVLMGWLIIIAVVPLYKELTASGFALLLTGGIFYSVGAIFYVWRKLPYNHAIWHLFVIAGSAFMYFCVYFYA is encoded by the coding sequence ATGGATACATTTGATTATAAAGATACCCGCGAGGAATTTTGGAATGCACTTACGCACGGCATTGGTTTTTTACTGAGTATTCCCGCACTCGTCATGCTGATCCTGGCTGCAGTTGAACGCGGAACAGCCTGGCATGTTGTCAGTTTTACTATTTTCGGTACAACAATGATGATTCTCTACCTATGTTCAACCCTGCTTCACAGTGTAAGAAAGATGCAATTAAAAAAGCTTTTTGCGATTATGGACCACTCAGCGATTTACCTTTTGATCGCCGGAACTTATACGCCATTCGTTCTCGTCACGATCCGCGACCCGCTAGGCTGGACCATTTTCGGTCTTGTCTGGGGACTTGCTGTTGCAGGCATCGTGTTTAAATGTTTTTTTGTTGACCGTTATCAAATTATAGCAACATTGTTTTATGTTCTAATGGGCTGGCTGATCATTATTGCGGTTGTACCTTTATATAAGGAATTAACAGCCTCAGGTTTTGCTCTGCTACTTACCGGGGGAATTTTTTATTCAGTAGGTGCTATCTTTTATGTCTGGAGAAAGCTTCCTTATAACCACGCGATCTGGCATTTATTTGTAATCGCAGGCAGTGCGTTTATGTACTTTTGCGTTTACTTTTATGCTTAA
- a CDS encoding SGNH/GDSL hydrolase family protein has protein sequence MKRLSAVSGICVVMLLAACSHPESIQTDRETVVFEKQFPDENFYPDPLSLVSLGDSLTQGVGDSSGAGGYVPLLEQKLQERSEIGEVSIDNFGKRGNRSDQLLKRVKGEQEIRSSISESDIAVITIGGNDVMKVIRSTFPSMTYEDFEGARLIYEENLTQLFSEIRELNPDISIVLMGIYNPFYIFSADIEEMRLIVEAWNQSAETIASDWENTSYVEVADLFRQNDNNLLHSDYFHPNDQGYSLIAERIEAGVLNVYENGADEGVETSEE, from the coding sequence ATGAAGCGTTTATCAGCCGTTTCAGGAATATGTGTTGTGATGCTTTTAGCTGCATGTTCCCACCCGGAAAGTATTCAGACAGACCGGGAAACCGTTGTTTTTGAAAAGCAGTTCCCGGACGAAAATTTTTACCCGGATCCGTTATCGCTCGTATCATTGGGTGATTCCCTCACTCAGGGAGTCGGAGACAGTTCAGGTGCAGGAGGATATGTTCCATTATTGGAACAAAAACTTCAGGAGCGAAGTGAAATAGGCGAGGTATCAATAGACAATTTCGGAAAAAGAGGTAACCGCTCTGATCAGCTCTTAAAGAGGGTAAAGGGGGAACAGGAGATACGCTCATCGATTTCTGAATCAGATATCGCGGTAATTACAATTGGCGGAAACGATGTAATGAAAGTGATCCGCTCGACCTTTCCTTCCATGACGTATGAGGATTTTGAAGGAGCAAGATTAATATATGAAGAAAATTTAACACAGCTGTTCAGTGAAATAAGGGAACTGAATCCGGATATCTCAATCGTTTTAATGGGCATTTATAATCCTTTTTATATTTTTTCTGCCGATATTGAAGAAATGAGGCTGATTGTGGAAGCGTGGAATCAGTCAGCTGAAACGATTGCGTCTGACTGGGAAAACACATCCTATGTCGAGGTCGCTGATTTATTCAGGCAGAATGATAATAATCTTTTACATTCAGATTATTTCCATCCGAACGATCAGGGATATTCACTGATCGCTGAGCGAATAGAAGCAGGAGTACTGAATGTGTATGAGAACGGCGCGGACGAAGGAGTTGAGACGAGTGAAGAATAA
- a CDS encoding thymidylate synthase gives MKVYHDLLSHVLNNGVTKEDRTGTGTISSFGHQMRFNLHEGFPLMTTKRVPFKLIVSELIWFIRGDTNIRYLLEHNNHIWDEWAFKKWVESADYKGPDMTDFGLRSQQDQEFNLLYEKEMNDFRERILTDDEFAGKYGSLGSVYGEQWRNWKTTRGETIDQLKDVIHSIRHNPDSRRHIVSAWNPEDIPVMALPPCHTLFQFYVADGKLSCQLYQRSGDLFLGIPFNIASYALLTHLIARECGLEPGEFVHTIGDAHIYSNHIDQVKLQLSRDFRELPSISIQSDKSLFELDVQDIVLENYDPHPAIKAPVAV, from the coding sequence ATGAAGGTTTATCACGATTTATTATCACATGTTCTGAATAACGGTGTCACGAAAGAAGACCGGACGGGCACCGGTACAATCAGTTCCTTTGGACACCAGATGAGATTCAATCTTCATGAAGGTTTTCCTTTAATGACGACAAAACGTGTGCCGTTTAAATTGATCGTCAGTGAGCTGATCTGGTTTATCAGGGGAGACACAAACATCCGCTATCTGCTTGAGCATAATAATCACATCTGGGATGAATGGGCATTTAAGAAATGGGTAGAATCTGCTGATTATAAGGGTCCGGATATGACGGATTTCGGACTTAGAAGTCAGCAGGATCAGGAATTTAACCTGCTTTATGAAAAGGAAATGAACGATTTCAGGGAGCGCATTTTAACTGATGATGAATTCGCCGGAAAGTATGGCTCCCTCGGTTCTGTTTATGGTGAGCAGTGGCGGAATTGGAAAACAACAAGAGGGGAAACGATTGATCAGCTGAAGGATGTTATTCATTCGATCAGGCATAATCCCGACTCAAGAAGACACATCGTCAGTGCCTGGAATCCTGAGGACATACCCGTTATGGCGCTGCCGCCGTGTCATACGCTTTTTCAGTTTTATGTTGCTGACGGTAAACTTTCCTGTCAATTGTATCAGCGCAGTGGTGATTTGTTCCTCGGCATTCCATTTAATATTGCCAGCTATGCACTCCTGACTCACCTGATTGCAAGAGAATGTGGTCTTGAACCGGGCGAATTTGTTCATACGATCGGAGATGCACATATTTATTCCAACCATATTGATCAGGTGAAGCTGCAGCTGTCCAGAGATTTCAGGGAGCTTCCGTCCATCAGCATTCAATCTGACAAGTCATTATTTGAACTTGATGTTCAGGATATTGTTCTTGAAAATTATGATCCGCACCCTGCTATTAAAGCACCGGTAGCCGTTTAG
- a CDS encoding DegV family protein, which yields MIKIVTDSTADLSVQEIEQYGITVVPLTLTIDGESYLDRIDLSPSEFMKKMAAAKDLPKSSQPSAGAFKEVYDELSADGSDIISIHMTGKMSGTVRSAESASELTDADVTVIDSGFISRALAYQVIEAAKMAQNGVGKDEILKRVQHVKDHSHLFVVVDTLENLVKGGRIGKGRAMIGSLLNIKPIASLAGGEYTPVSKARSHNQVVKYLSGQFENDTTDKSIKAVDIVHADGLKLAKMLDEKLPATVRIDETTPVISTHTGAGAIGFMYYAE from the coding sequence ATGATTAAGATCGTAACTGATTCAACGGCAGATTTATCTGTACAGGAAATTGAGCAGTATGGAATCACGGTTGTACCATTAACGCTGACAATTGACGGCGAATCATACCTTGACCGTATTGACCTTTCTCCTTCGGAATTTATGAAGAAGATGGCAGCAGCAAAAGATCTTCCAAAAAGTTCTCAACCTTCTGCAGGAGCCTTTAAGGAAGTATATGATGAATTGAGCGCAGATGGTTCCGACATTATTTCCATTCATATGACAGGGAAAATGAGTGGGACTGTCCGGTCAGCTGAAAGTGCATCCGAGCTGACTGATGCTGATGTAACCGTAATTGATTCAGGTTTTATTTCAAGAGCACTTGCTTATCAGGTTATTGAAGCAGCTAAAATGGCTCAAAATGGGGTTGGAAAAGATGAAATCCTGAAACGTGTCCAGCATGTAAAGGATCATTCTCACCTGTTTGTCGTAGTGGATACACTTGAAAATCTCGTAAAGGGCGGGAGAATCGGTAAGGGCCGTGCCATGATTGGTTCCCTGCTAAATATTAAACCGATTGCTTCTTTAGCAGGAGGAGAATATACACCTGTATCTAAAGCAAGAAGCCATAATCAGGTTGTGAAGTATTTATCGGGTCAATTTGAAAATGATACAACGGATAAATCAATCAAAGCAGTAGACATCGTTCACGCAGATGGACTGAAGCTTGCCAAAATGCTTGATGAGAAGCTTCCGGCAACCGTGCGGATCGACGAAACCACTCCTGTTATCTCCACTCACACAGGTGCGGGTGCAATCGGTTTTATGTACTACGCTGAATAA
- a CDS encoding class I SAM-dependent methyltransferase yields MIITTSGRPDKICFENAERAQSVLGGSIILRKKRSVKQLIDIYNEPVLVSGTDRFEYYSSDSTTPFFFHPNSSAFRIKRMRKGMPDPLIEASGLKNGDTFLDCTAGLCSDAITAACLTQNKVTALEINPITAFIISEGLKQWETEDTDLKKAMSNVEIINTHYADYLKSCMDNEFDIIYFDPMFTEEVQSEGISGLRHLADEHDERLGEAVREAQRVARKCIVLKDHFRSERFHLYGFTQLKRPSTKQHYGVIRVDRNMT; encoded by the coding sequence TTGATTATTACAACGTCAGGACGTCCAGACAAAATATGCTTTGAAAATGCCGAGAGAGCGCAATCAGTTTTAGGAGGATCCATTATTCTGCGGAAGAAACGCTCTGTTAAGCAGCTGATCGACATTTACAATGAACCCGTACTTGTCTCCGGAACGGACAGATTTGAATATTATTCATCAGACTCTACCACTCCATTCTTTTTCCACCCCAATTCAAGTGCTTTCAGAATCAAACGGATGCGAAAAGGAATGCCCGACCCGTTAATAGAAGCATCCGGGTTAAAAAATGGTGATACATTTTTGGATTGTACAGCAGGGCTTTGTTCAGATGCGATCACAGCAGCCTGTTTGACGCAGAACAAAGTAACAGCATTGGAAATTAATCCGATTACAGCATTTATCATCTCTGAAGGACTGAAGCAGTGGGAAACAGAAGATACGGATTTGAAAAAAGCAATGAGCAATGTAGAAATCATTAACACTCATTATGCTGACTATTTAAAAAGCTGCATGGACAACGAATTTGATATCATTTATTTTGATCCGATGTTTACAGAGGAGGTGCAATCAGAAGGAATTTCAGGATTAAGGCACCTTGCTGATGAGCATGATGAACGACTTGGGGAGGCTGTCAGAGAGGCGCAAAGAGTCGCAAGAAAATGCATTGTGCTGAAAGATCATTTCAGGTCTGAGAGATTCCATCTCTATGGATTCACTCAACTAAAAAGACCCTCCACCAAACAGCATTATGGAGTGATCAGGGTCGATCGTAATATGACATAA
- a CDS encoding YozE family protein, with translation MSKSFYHFVMKYREPKPRNNKELLANRIYDDLDFPKNLKSYNDVSQYIETTDLYSSLASTFDEVWEEYTTNNKN, from the coding sequence ATGAGTAAGTCCTTTTACCACTTTGTCATGAAATACAGGGAACCAAAGCCAAGGAACAATAAAGAGCTGCTGGCAAACAGAATATACGATGATCTGGATTTTCCGAAAAATCTTAAAAGCTATAACGATGTGAGTCAATATATAGAAACGACGGACCTTTATTCATCACTTGCATCCACCTTTGATGAAGTTTGGGAAGAGTATACAACCAACAATAAGAATTAG
- a CDS encoding YpjP family protein, whose amino-acid sequence MPNWLKKSFVVFISIITFGMVSPQDLFANETGDTHHQDPSIAENNKQTGSDLPLLDKETSAELLISQAREITTAKLGERIMPRIESDIQSEVLPKMEEMITELIYTYSDDEYSELMISPAIGKGEGERIFHIIDAKTNDDVLCFHVRKDRPPLEGYTFNFHYHTAEDGFETHHEIADVYWGKDTPAKFGSTSSNLH is encoded by the coding sequence ATGCCAAACTGGTTAAAAAAATCATTTGTCGTATTTATCTCGATCATCACATTCGGAATGGTTTCACCACAGGATCTATTTGCTAATGAAACAGGCGATACTCATCATCAGGACCCATCTATTGCTGAGAACAATAAACAGACAGGCAGTGACCTTCCTCTCCTCGACAAGGAGACATCTGCAGAACTTTTGATCTCCCAGGCAAGAGAAATCACAACGGCTAAGCTTGGCGAACGGATCATGCCGAGAATCGAATCTGATATCCAGTCTGAAGTATTGCCGAAAATGGAAGAAATGATTACAGAATTAATTTATACATATTCGGATGATGAATACTCCGAACTGATGATTTCACCGGCAATTGGTAAAGGTGAGGGGGAACGGATTTTTCATATTATTGATGCGAAAACAAATGATGATGTACTATGTTTTCACGTAAGAAAAGACCGCCCGCCGCTTGAAGGTTACACATTTAACTTCCATTACCATACAGCAGAAGACGGCTTTGAAACGCATCATGAAATTGCTGACGTATACTGGGGTAAAGACACCCCTGCAAAATTCGGTTCCACAAGTTCGAATTTACATTAA
- the msrA gene encoding peptide-methionine (S)-S-oxide reductase MsrA, which translates to MSRVEKATFAGGCFWCMVKPFDEQPGILSIVSGYTGGHTENPTYKEVCSETTGHREAVQIEFDPDIYPYEKLVELFWTQIDPTDAGGQFFDRGESYKTAIYYHNEEQKKTALESRKKLEESNKFRAPIVTDIFQASTFYPAEQEHQDYYKKHPVRYNAYFRGSGRKRWIEQYSNKE; encoded by the coding sequence ATGTCACGAGTTGAAAAAGCAACATTTGCAGGAGGATGCTTCTGGTGTATGGTAAAGCCTTTTGATGAGCAGCCCGGTATTCTGAGTATCGTCTCAGGTTATACAGGCGGACATACAGAAAACCCGACCTACAAGGAAGTATGCAGTGAGACTACCGGTCACAGGGAAGCGGTGCAAATTGAATTTGATCCAGATATTTATCCCTATGAAAAACTTGTTGAGCTGTTTTGGACTCAAATTGATCCAACAGACGCGGGCGGACAGTTTTTTGACCGTGGAGAATCGTATAAAACAGCCATTTATTATCACAATGAAGAACAGAAAAAAACGGCACTGGAATCAAGGAAAAAGCTTGAGGAGAGCAATAAGTTTAGAGCGCCGATTGTAACGGATATTTTTCAGGCATCGACATTTTATCCTGCTGAACAGGAACATCAGGATTATTATAAGAAACATCCGGTCCGTTACAATGCTTACTTCAGAGGGTCTGGAAGAAAAAGATGGATTGAGCAGTATTCCAACAAGGAGTGA
- the msrB gene encoding peptide-methionine (R)-S-oxide reductase MsrB, with product MERFDKTKLTPMQREVTQNNGTEPPFRNEYWDEFSDGIYVDIVSGKPLFSSTDKYDAGCGWPSFTKPIDEEEIIEKTDRSHFMVRTEVRSQEADSHLGHVFNDGPGPTGLRYCINSAAMRFIPYEKLDEEGYARYKVLFDR from the coding sequence ATGGAACGTTTTGATAAAACGAAGCTGACACCAATGCAGCGTGAAGTGACGCAGAATAATGGAACTGAACCACCATTTCGAAATGAATACTGGGATGAATTCTCGGACGGAATATACGTTGATATCGTTTCAGGGAAACCGCTATTCAGTTCCACTGATAAGTATGATGCAGGATGCGGTTGGCCAAGCTTTACAAAGCCGATTGATGAAGAAGAAATCATTGAAAAGACGGACCGCAGTCATTTTATGGTCCGTACAGAAGTCAGGTCACAGGAGGCAGATTCACACCTCGGCCACGTTTTCAATGATGGCCCTGGACCGACCGGATTAAGATACTGTATTAATTCGGCAGCAATGAGATTCATTCCATATGAGAAACTTGATGAAGAGGGATACGCGAGATATAAAGTATTATTTGATAGATAA
- the deoD gene encoding purine-nucleoside phosphorylase, protein MSIHIGAKKGDIAETVLLPGDPLRAKYIAETFLEDVTCYNEVRNMFGYTGTYKGKKISVQGTGMGVPSISIYATELMQEYGVKNLIRVGTCGAIQKDVKVRDVILAMTASTDNNMNQRTFKGVDFAPTANFNLLKNAYEAGVEKGLKLQVGNVFTADIFYDDNAEHELWAQHGILAVEMETSALYTLAAKYGRNALSVLTVSDHILTGEATSSEERQVTFNDMIVVALDAAIAE, encoded by the coding sequence TTGAGTATACATATTGGTGCTAAAAAAGGAGATATCGCTGAAACGGTTCTGCTTCCAGGAGATCCGTTGCGTGCAAAGTATATTGCTGAAACTTTTCTAGAGGATGTAACATGCTACAATGAAGTTCGTAACATGTTTGGATACACTGGAACATATAAAGGAAAGAAAATTTCCGTTCAGGGAACAGGAATGGGTGTACCATCTATTTCTATTTATGCGACTGAGCTTATGCAGGAATATGGAGTTAAAAACCTTATTCGTGTAGGAACATGCGGAGCAATCCAGAAGGACGTAAAAGTACGTGACGTTATTCTTGCCATGACGGCTTCCACAGATAACAACATGAATCAGCGTACATTCAAAGGGGTGGATTTTGCTCCAACAGCAAACTTTAACCTCCTTAAGAATGCCTATGAGGCTGGTGTTGAAAAAGGCTTGAAGCTTCAGGTTGGTAACGTGTTTACTGCCGACATTTTTTATGATGATAATGCAGAGCATGAGCTATGGGCTCAACACGGAATTTTAGCTGTTGAAATGGAAACGTCAGCACTTTATACACTGGCAGCTAAGTACGGCCGAAACGCCCTTTCTGTTCTTACTGTAAGTGATCACATTCTTACTGGGGAAGCTACTTCATCAGAAGAACGTCAGGTTACATTCAATGACATGATCGTTGTTGCGCTTGATGCAGCAATTGCAGAGTAA
- a CDS encoding conserved virulence factor C family protein, giving the protein MKILSIEPTPSPNTMKVIVDEALQGGKSNNYKKEDAADAPLKIKSLLEIDGVKGIYHVADFLAVERHPKADWQQILPAVREVFGEETEAEKSEHKPDEHYGEVNVQVLQFKGIPLQVKLLNGETEKRYGLPDYFAQAMGEAQLAGDNVVLQRKWKDFGVRYGDLDKIAAEVTEEILASYPASRVQAIVEASREAGTESPKRELRKVSAEELKNADSWQERYQLLEQIPEPDTSDLDMLNVALEDEKVSVRRLAVVYLGMIEDPSVLPYLYKGLNDKNASVRRTAGDCLSDLGFPEAEDEMAKALTDKNKLVRWRAAMFLYEAGTEKALDALKAVQEDPEFEVKLQVLMAIERIEGGEEAKGSVWKQMTEARKAGMEES; this is encoded by the coding sequence TTGAAAATATTATCTATCGAACCAACACCAAGCCCGAATACGATGAAGGTCATCGTCGATGAAGCGCTGCAGGGCGGGAAAAGTAACAATTACAAAAAAGAGGACGCAGCAGATGCGCCATTGAAAATTAAGTCTCTCCTTGAAATTGACGGAGTAAAAGGAATCTATCATGTTGCTGATTTCCTTGCTGTTGAACGTCATCCAAAAGCAGACTGGCAACAGATCCTTCCAGCTGTCCGTGAAGTATTTGGAGAGGAAACGGAAGCAGAAAAATCAGAACATAAGCCGGATGAACATTACGGTGAAGTGAATGTTCAGGTTTTGCAATTCAAAGGGATTCCTTTACAGGTGAAACTGCTGAATGGTGAAACTGAAAAACGTTACGGACTTCCGGATTATTTCGCCCAGGCCATGGGTGAAGCACAATTAGCAGGCGACAATGTCGTTCTCCAGAGAAAATGGAAAGATTTTGGTGTCAGATACGGAGATCTGGATAAAATTGCAGCAGAAGTAACTGAAGAAATACTTGCATCCTACCCGGCAAGCAGGGTTCAGGCAATCGTGGAAGCATCCAGAGAAGCTGGTACTGAATCGCCTAAAAGAGAACTCAGAAAAGTCAGTGCCGAAGAGCTTAAGAATGCAGACAGCTGGCAGGAACGTTACCAGCTGCTAGAGCAGATTCCTGAGCCGGATACAAGTGACCTCGACATGCTGAATGTTGCGCTGGAAGATGAAAAAGTGTCAGTTCGAAGACTGGCTGTCGTTTATCTTGGTATGATTGAGGATCCATCTGTCCTTCCATATTTATATAAAGGGCTGAATGATAAAAATGCCTCAGTCAGAAGAACGGCGGGAGACTGCTTATCAGATCTCGGTTTTCCTGAAGCAGAGGATGAAATGGCCAAAGCTCTTACGGATAAAAATAAGCTGGTCAGATGGAGAGCCGCTATGTTTTTGTATGAAGCAGGAACTGAAAAAGCACTTGACGCTTTAAAAGCTGTACAGGAAGACCCGGAATTTGAAGTGAAGCTTCAGGTATTGATGGCAATTGAACGGATCGAAGGCGGAGAAGAAGCAAAAGGATCAGTTTGGAAACAAATGACGGAAGCAAGAAAAGCAGGAATGGAGGAATCCTAA
- a CDS encoding YpmS family protein — MKNKWKWLFIGLLMLCILTVGSILFLLYRPVADEPVLANETVPPESQAEFQVTTTKEDLTIVANRFIEEELGGAIDYSVVFEDNVTLNGAIPIFNTNIDFRMTFEANALENGNLLLTQESLSLGAIDLPVANVLKFIQDSYEFPEWVVMQPNEQQIIVQVTEIDVAQGLNVKTNRFDLEENDISFSIYVPR; from the coding sequence GTGAAGAATAAATGGAAATGGTTATTTATCGGGTTGCTGATGCTTTGTATCCTGACAGTGGGCTCCATTTTGTTTCTCCTGTACAGACCGGTAGCCGACGAACCTGTGCTGGCAAATGAAACGGTACCTCCGGAATCACAGGCTGAATTTCAGGTGACAACCACCAAGGAGGACCTGACGATTGTTGCAAACCGGTTTATTGAAGAAGAACTTGGCGGCGCGATTGATTATTCAGTCGTTTTTGAAGATAACGTTACGTTAAATGGGGCCATACCCATCTTTAATACGAATATTGATTTCCGTATGACCTTTGAAGCAAATGCACTGGAAAATGGAAATCTTCTTTTAACGCAGGAAAGCCTGTCATTAGGTGCAATTGATCTGCCGGTAGCGAATGTGCTGAAATTCATTCAGGATTCCTATGAGTTTCCTGAGTGGGTCGTGATGCAGCCGAATGAACAACAGATCATCGTGCAGGTGACAGAAATCGATGTAGCGCAGGGGCTGAATGTTAAAACAAACCGTTTTGACCTTGAAGAGAACGATATTTCTTTCTCCATTTATGTACCCAGATAA